The proteins below come from a single Flavobacterium lindanitolerans genomic window:
- the can gene encoding carbonate dehydratase — protein sequence MSDFYKKIIDGNRKWVESKINQDPKYFEKLAEGQSPPLLWIGCSDSRVPANEVIGAQPGEVFVHRNIANMVVHSDMNMLSVLDYAVNVLKVKHVIVCGHYGCGGVKAAMGNDSIGLIDNWIRHIKDVYRHHHHYLDSILDEKERFDAFVELNVKEQVYDLAKTSIVQGAWRNGQDLCLHGWVYRLNSGIVKDLEVNLCGNEDLDQVYQLKF from the coding sequence ATGAGCGATTTTTATAAAAAAATAATTGACGGAAACAGGAAATGGGTAGAATCTAAAATTAACCAGGACCCAAAATATTTTGAAAAACTAGCTGAAGGCCAGTCACCACCGTTATTATGGATTGGATGTTCAGACAGCCGCGTTCCTGCGAATGAAGTAATTGGAGCACAACCGGGAGAAGTTTTTGTACACAGAAACATCGCTAATATGGTGGTGCACTCTGATATGAACATGCTAAGCGTTTTGGACTATGCCGTAAACGTTTTGAAAGTGAAGCATGTCATTGTATGTGGACACTACGGATGTGGTGGGGTAAAAGCGGCTATGGGTAACGATTCTATCGGTTTGATTGACAACTGGATTCGTCACATTAAAGATGTTTACAGACACCATCACCATTACCTGGATTCTATCCTTGACGAAAAGGAACGTTTCGATGCTTTTGTTGAATTGAATGTTAAGGAGCAGGTTTATGATTTGGCTAAAACTTCAATTGTTCAGGGAGCCTGGAGAAATGGACAGGATTTATGCCTTCACGGATGGGTTTACAGATTAAATTCAGGAATCGTAAAAGACCTGGAAGTGAATCTATGTGGTAATGAAGATTTAGATCAGGTATACCAATTGAAATTCTAA
- a CDS encoding LETM1-related biofilm-associated protein, with product MINPSAHGWIDKFFAEQKYLQFPVADNPLEFYKNTRNTGFIYGHVVSFDTPQPIDTKGWISEEFSKVALLNTLYRVYGLVTHDTDPKNFIAKVIAFYKEMHPKGFNLLDKMLPESIPSHNLEKIIAERIQTNEDIISKNFSHILTNALLFMDVLAFQQYLMNHSIPDNYLKKLEETIVSIISLALKTKLKKSKYDDLLIKLFEASVRYTKFSKVNVQDMEALGLDIFTKQLEKLYLIDMAGMALWSDMEMESNEAYFLYELAKIMDVPDNFVAESIVSTDDFINKYKKQIPYFNYSNPVRHFYDQATQNVKILITRNKTRLVKELSNNGDLMLLLTQSTHRSLDAKEKKKVKKQLLEICKTIPSLTIFLLPGGSLLLPILIKFIPQLLPSTFNENLDEE from the coding sequence ATGATTAACCCTTCGGCACATGGCTGGATCGACAAGTTTTTTGCAGAACAAAAGTACCTGCAATTTCCTGTTGCGGACAATCCGTTGGAGTTTTACAAAAACACACGCAATACCGGCTTTATCTACGGGCATGTAGTGTCATTTGATACACCACAGCCTATTGATACAAAAGGTTGGATTTCTGAGGAATTTTCAAAAGTTGCTCTTTTGAATACGCTGTATCGCGTTTACGGACTGGTTACACATGACACCGACCCTAAAAACTTTATCGCAAAAGTTATTGCCTTTTACAAGGAAATGCATCCAAAAGGCTTTAACCTACTGGATAAGATGTTGCCCGAAAGCATACCGTCCCATAATCTGGAAAAGATTATAGCAGAACGAATACAAACCAATGAGGATATCATCAGTAAAAACTTTTCGCATATCCTGACCAATGCATTGCTATTCATGGATGTGCTGGCTTTCCAGCAATATCTTATGAACCATTCTATTCCGGATAATTATTTGAAAAAACTGGAAGAAACCATCGTAAGCATTATTTCTTTAGCCTTAAAAACAAAACTAAAGAAATCGAAATATGATGATTTGCTGATAAAACTGTTTGAAGCCTCTGTGCGCTATACCAAATTTTCTAAAGTCAACGTACAGGATATGGAAGCATTAGGGTTGGACATTTTCACAAAGCAGCTGGAAAAACTATATCTGATTGACATGGCCGGAATGGCGCTTTGGAGCGATATGGAGATGGAAAGCAATGAAGCCTACTTTTTATATGAACTGGCAAAAATCATGGATGTTCCGGATAATTTTGTTGCTGAAAGTATTGTCTCTACGGATGATTTCATCAACAAGTACAAAAAACAGATTCCGTATTTCAATTATTCCAATCCGGTCAGGCATTTTTATGACCAGGCCACACAAAATGTGAAAATACTGATTACAAGAAACAAAACCCGATTGGTTAAAGAACTCTCCAACAACGGCGACCTTATGCTCCTGCTCACACAATCCACACATCGCAGTCTGGATGCCAAAGAAAAGAAAAAGGTAAAAAAGCAGCTTTTGGAAATCTGCAAGACCATTCCGTCATTGACTATTTTCCTTTTGCCGGGCGGCAGTCTGCTTTTACCGATTTTGATAAAATTTATTCCGCAACTATTGCCATCCACATTCAACGAAAATCTGGATGAAGAATAA
- a CDS encoding NAD(P)/FAD-dependent oxidoreductase codes for MNLKSGMPFWLIKDGLPHTFPKLDKDIETDVIIIGAGISGALVRYYLINAGIQCVMIDARTIGLGSTSASTSLLQYEIDTPLHKLIDKIGKEKAERAYHLCNYAIDKLEKIAKELKLDEFEKKKSLFYAAYKKDVLMLEKEFQARKEAGFDVSLLDEKQIYKQFGFKAPLAILSANAAQTNAYAFTHKLLQVKKGSHLDIYDRSPIVKINTQKNGAVLKTESGCTIKAKKVVYATGYEVVEFIDKKIVDLKSTYAVVSEQYNERKFWKDEVLIWNTANPYLYLRTTPDGRVLVGGRDEDFHNPDKRNKLISKKTKQLTKDINTLFPQLNFKPEFSWTGTFGATKDGLPFIGVYDKLPNSYFALGFGGNGITFSLIAAEIIRDLLLGKENKDASIFSFDRV; via the coding sequence ATGAATCTAAAATCAGGAATGCCTTTCTGGCTTATTAAAGATGGACTACCTCATACTTTTCCAAAACTGGATAAGGATATCGAGACAGATGTTATTATTATAGGAGCCGGTATTTCAGGCGCATTGGTACGTTATTATCTAATCAATGCAGGAATCCAATGCGTGATGATTGATGCCAGAACAATAGGTTTAGGGAGTACTTCTGCCAGTACCTCACTTTTGCAATATGAAATAGACACGCCACTCCATAAACTAATCGATAAAATTGGAAAAGAAAAAGCAGAACGGGCCTATCATTTGTGCAATTATGCAATTGATAAACTGGAGAAGATTGCCAAAGAGCTAAAACTTGACGAATTCGAAAAGAAAAAAAGCCTTTTTTATGCTGCCTATAAAAAAGATGTTCTAATGTTGGAAAAGGAATTCCAGGCCAGAAAAGAAGCAGGTTTTGACGTGAGTCTCCTTGATGAAAAGCAAATTTATAAGCAGTTTGGGTTTAAGGCGCCCTTGGCTATACTTTCTGCTAATGCCGCTCAGACAAATGCCTATGCTTTTACGCATAAATTATTGCAGGTCAAAAAAGGCAGTCATCTTGATATTTATGACCGCAGCCCTATTGTAAAAATTAATACCCAAAAAAACGGGGCCGTTCTTAAAACCGAATCCGGTTGCACAATAAAAGCCAAAAAGGTAGTGTATGCTACAGGTTATGAAGTTGTGGAATTTATTGACAAGAAAATTGTCGACCTGAAATCAACCTATGCGGTGGTGAGCGAACAGTATAATGAAAGGAAGTTTTGGAAAGACGAAGTTCTAATCTGGAATACAGCCAATCCTTATCTGTATTTGCGGACTACACCCGATGGGAGAGTGCTTGTAGGTGGGAGAGATGAAGATTTCCACAATCCGGATAAAAGAAATAAGCTGATTTCTAAAAAGACCAAACAGCTAACAAAAGACATCAACACGCTATTTCCACAATTGAATTTTAAACCTGAATTTAGTTGGACAGGGACTTTTGGAGCCACAAAAGACGGGCTCCCGTTTATAGGTGTCTATGATAAACTACCCAACAGTTATTTTGCCCTTGGTTTTGGAGGTAATGGAATTACTTTCAGTCTGATTGCTGCAGAAATTATAAGAGACCTTTTGCTGGGCAAGGAAAACAAAGATGCTTCTATTTTCTCTTTTGACAGGGTATAA
- a CDS encoding DUF4142 domain-containing protein: MKKPTIFGKAILSLGVLTLSLGTVSCKNEPKAEDPKEVAEDENEAKFDNTKEAEKDAEILVDAADFDLEQRELGKLAQSRGVSAAVKDLGKMMEKHHNEAFTQLSALAKEKQISIPTAITEDGQKEYDRLSKVDVKNFDKEYLDRVYKEHHDAIDDFTQDAQATKSVEIKAYLESMISTLKNHHDEVEKLQSTLVKK, from the coding sequence ATGAAAAAGCCAACAATTTTTGGAAAAGCAATCTTAAGTCTGGGTGTTTTGACATTGTCTTTAGGAACAGTTTCCTGTAAGAATGAACCTAAAGCAGAAGACCCGAAAGAGGTTGCTGAAGACGAAAACGAAGCAAAATTTGACAATACTAAAGAAGCAGAAAAAGATGCTGAGATTCTTGTGGATGCCGCTGATTTTGATTTGGAACAAAGAGAACTGGGCAAATTGGCCCAATCCAGAGGTGTTTCGGCAGCAGTTAAGGATTTAGGTAAAATGATGGAAAAACATCATAACGAGGCTTTTACCCAGCTTTCTGCTTTGGCTAAGGAAAAACAGATTTCTATCCCTACAGCAATTACTGAAGATGGTCAGAAAGAATATGACAGACTAAGTAAGGTTGATGTCAAAAACTTTGACAAAGAGTATCTTGACCGTGTGTACAAAGAACATCATGATGCCATAGATGATTTTACACAGGATGCACAAGCTACAAAGAGCGTTGAAATCAAAGCTTATCTGGAAAGCATGATTAGTACTTTGAAAAACCATCATGATGAAGTGGAAAAGTTGCAATCGACATTAGTTAAGAAATAA
- a CDS encoding lmo0937 family membrane protein, with the protein MGNLLYTIAVILVIVWAIGFLGGMVTSNLIHVLLVIAIIVVLLRVIQGRKPLE; encoded by the coding sequence ATGGGAAATTTACTTTATACAATTGCCGTAATTCTTGTCATTGTCTGGGCCATCGGTTTTTTAGGCGGAATGGTTACCAGTAATCTTATTCATGTTTTGTTGGTAATTGCCATCATTGTCGTGCTTTTAAGAGTAATCCAGGGAAGAAAGCCTTTAGAGTAG
- a CDS encoding lmo0937 family membrane protein: MGNLLYTIAVILVIIWALGFFGILGEGIATNGLIHILLVIAVIIVLLRIIQGRKPL, from the coding sequence ATGGGAAATTTACTTTATACAATTGCAGTAATTTTAGTAATTATCTGGGCATTAGGATTCTTCGGAATTCTTGGTGAAGGAATTGCAACAAATGGGTTGATACATATTTTGTTAGTGATTGCGGTCATTATCGTATTGCTTAGAATTATTCAAGGAAGAAAACCGCTATAA
- a CDS encoding acyl-CoA dehydrogenase family protein, whose protein sequence is MADTIEKDVTRGGQFLVKETKCEDIFTPEDFSEEQLMMKQTVKEFVDKEIWPNKNRFENKDYAFTEECMRKAGELGLLGVAVPEEYGGLGMGFVSTMLVCDYISGATGSFSTAFGAHTGIGTMPITLYGTEEQKKKYVPKLASGEWFGAYCLTEPGAGSDANSGKTKAVLSDDGTHYKITGQKMWISNAGFCSLFIVFARIGDDKNITGFIVENDPSNGISMNEEEHKLGIRASSTRQVFFNETKVPVENMLSERGNGFKIAMNALNVGRIKLGAACLDAQRRVTSGAIKYANERIQFNTPISNFGAIRSKIAEMATSCYAGESASYRAAKSIEDRINARVAEGSSHQEAELKGVEEFAIECSILKVAISEDIQNCSDEGIQILGGMGFSEDTPMESAWRDARIARIYEGTNEINRMLSVGMLVKKAMKGHVDLLGPAMKVAEELMGIPDFNTPDYSELFAEEKELIGKLKKAFLMVAGSAVQKYGPDLDAHQQLLMAAADILIEIYMAESTILRTEKLAKSKGAENVKEQIAMAQLYLYKAVDIINTKGKEGIASFAEGDEQRMMMMGLKRFTKYTNLPNVVALRETIASKLIQENQYCF, encoded by the coding sequence ATGGCAGATACTATCGAAAAAGACGTTACCCGTGGCGGGCAGTTTTTGGTAAAAGAAACAAAATGTGAGGACATTTTTACTCCGGAAGATTTTTCGGAAGAACAATTAATGATGAAGCAGACGGTAAAAGAATTCGTGGATAAGGAAATCTGGCCGAACAAAAACCGTTTCGAAAATAAAGACTATGCCTTTACGGAAGAATGCATGCGTAAAGCAGGTGAGTTAGGACTATTAGGCGTTGCAGTTCCTGAAGAATATGGCGGATTGGGAATGGGATTTGTTTCTACCATGCTGGTTTGTGACTATATTTCCGGAGCAACCGGGTCATTCTCCACTGCTTTTGGTGCCCACACCGGAATTGGAACTATGCCTATTACCTTATACGGTACCGAAGAACAAAAGAAAAAATACGTTCCAAAATTAGCTTCCGGCGAATGGTTTGGCGCATACTGCCTCACTGAGCCCGGTGCCGGTTCTGATGCCAATTCAGGCAAAACCAAAGCAGTATTGTCTGATGACGGTACGCATTATAAAATCACAGGACAAAAAATGTGGATTTCGAATGCCGGATTCTGTAGTCTCTTTATTGTATTTGCGAGAATTGGAGACGACAAAAACATTACCGGATTCATCGTTGAAAACGACCCGTCCAACGGAATTTCAATGAATGAGGAAGAACACAAATTAGGAATCCGCGCCTCCTCTACCCGTCAGGTATTCTTCAACGAAACAAAAGTTCCGGTTGAAAATATGCTTTCTGAAAGAGGAAACGGCTTTAAGATTGCCATGAACGCTCTTAACGTTGGTCGTATCAAACTAGGTGCTGCCTGCCTTGATGCACAAAGAAGAGTTACATCCGGAGCTATAAAATATGCTAATGAAAGAATACAATTCAATACACCTATTTCTAATTTTGGCGCTATCCGTTCCAAAATTGCTGAAATGGCAACATCCTGCTATGCGGGAGAAAGCGCTTCTTACCGTGCAGCAAAATCCATTGAAGACCGAATCAATGCACGAGTAGCAGAAGGTTCTTCACATCAGGAGGCAGAACTGAAAGGTGTAGAAGAATTTGCAATCGAATGTTCTATTCTAAAAGTGGCTATTTCTGAAGACATACAAAACTGTTCTGATGAAGGAATCCAAATTTTAGGTGGTATGGGATTCTCTGAAGACACACCAATGGAAAGTGCCTGGAGAGATGCCAGAATTGCCAGAATCTATGAAGGAACAAACGAAATCAACAGAATGCTTTCTGTTGGAATGTTGGTTAAAAAAGCCATGAAAGGTCACGTAGATTTATTAGGACCTGCTATGAAAGTAGCAGAAGAATTAATGGGAATTCCTGATTTTAATACTCCTGATTATTCTGAATTATTCGCCGAAGAAAAAGAACTGATTGGCAAATTGAAAAAAGCATTCCTAATGGTAGCCGGAAGCGCTGTACAGAAATACGGTCCGGATTTGGATGCCCATCAACAATTGTTGATGGCTGCTGCCGATATTCTTATCGAAATCTATATGGCAGAATCTACTATTTTAAGAACAGAAAAACTGGCAAAATCAAAAGGTGCTGAAAATGTAAAAGAGCAGATTGCCATGGCACAATTATACTTATACAAAGCCGTTGACATCATCAATACCAAAGGAAAAGAAGGTATTGCTTCCTTTGCCGAAGGTGATGAACAGCGAATGATGATGATGGGACTGAAACGTTTTACCAAATACACTAACCTTCCTAATGTAGTAGCGTTGCGGGAAACTATCGCTTCCAAACTAATACAGGAAAATCAATATTGCTTTTAG
- a CDS encoding acetyl-CoA C-acyltransferase — MKTAYIVKAYRTAVGKAPKGVFRFKRPDELAAETIQYMMNELPDLDKKRIDDVMVGNAMPEAEQGLNVARLISLMGLKIDDVPGVTVNRYCASGLETIGMATAKIQSGMADCIIAGGAESMSFIPMGGYKPTPDYAVAKEGHEDYYWGMGLTAEAVAKQFKVSREDQDLFGYNSHQKALKAQAEGKFDKQIVPITVDQTYIDENGKKATKSYTVTKDEGPRADTSLEALGKLKPVFAADGSVTAGTSSQMSDGAAFVMVMSEELVKELNLQPIARLVSYAAAGVEPRIMGIGPVKAIPKALQQAGMSLNDIELIELNEAFASQSLAVIRELGINPDIVNVNGGAIALGHPLGCTGAKLSVQLFDEMKRRGNKYGIVTMCVGTGQGAAGIYEIL; from the coding sequence ATGAAAACAGCATATATCGTAAAAGCATACCGCACAGCCGTTGGAAAAGCGCCAAAAGGAGTATTCCGTTTTAAGCGCCCTGACGAGCTTGCCGCAGAAACCATTCAGTATATGATGAATGAGCTGCCAGACTTAGATAAAAAAAGAATCGACGACGTTATGGTAGGTAACGCCATGCCAGAAGCCGAACAGGGATTAAATGTTGCCCGTCTGATTTCTCTTATGGGATTAAAGATAGACGACGTTCCGGGAGTAACTGTCAATCGTTATTGCGCTTCCGGTTTGGAAACTATTGGAATGGCAACGGCTAAAATTCAATCCGGAATGGCAGACTGTATCATTGCAGGTGGTGCCGAAAGCATGAGTTTTATTCCAATGGGAGGTTATAAACCAACACCGGATTACGCTGTGGCAAAAGAAGGCCATGAAGATTATTACTGGGGAATGGGACTCACAGCAGAAGCTGTTGCAAAACAGTTCAAGGTTTCCAGAGAAGATCAGGATTTGTTTGGCTATAATTCCCATCAAAAAGCATTAAAAGCACAGGCAGAAGGCAAATTCGACAAACAGATAGTGCCAATTACTGTTGACCAGACCTACATTGATGAAAACGGAAAAAAAGCAACCAAATCTTATACCGTTACCAAAGATGAAGGTCCAAGAGCCGACACTTCATTAGAAGCTTTGGGCAAACTGAAACCGGTCTTTGCTGCAGATGGTAGTGTTACTGCCGGTACTTCTTCTCAAATGAGTGATGGTGCCGCATTTGTAATGGTCATGTCTGAAGAACTTGTAAAAGAATTAAACCTGCAGCCCATTGCAAGATTGGTAAGCTACGCTGCTGCCGGAGTGGAACCGAGAATTATGGGAATCGGGCCTGTCAAAGCCATTCCAAAAGCTTTACAGCAAGCCGGAATGTCATTAAACGATATCGAATTGATTGAATTAAACGAAGCATTTGCATCACAATCATTAGCCGTTATTCGTGAGTTGGGAATCAATCCTGATATCGTTAACGTAAACGGTGGTGCTATTGCATTGGGTCATCCGCTAGGTTGTACCGGAGCTAAGCTTTCCGTTCAACTTTTTGACGAAATGAAACGAAGAGGCAACAAATATGGTATTGTCACTATGTGTGTAGGTACCGGACAAGGTGCTGCTGGAATTTATGAAATACTATAA
- a CDS encoding 3-hydroxyacyl-CoA dehydrogenase/enoyl-CoA hydratase family protein has product MKRLIKKVAVIGSGIMGSGIACHFANIGVEVLLLDIVPRELTEAEQKKGLTLESKVVRNRIVNEHLANALKSKPSPIYNIKFADRITTGNTTDDLSKIAEADWIIEVVVERLDIKKQVFEQIEKYRKPGTLITSNTSGIPIHFMSEGRSEDFQKHFCGTHFFNPARYLKLFEIIPGPKTSTEVLDFLNNYGEQFLGKTSVIAKDTPAFIGNRIGIFGIMSLFHQVKELGLTIEEVDKLTGPVIGRPKSATFRTVDVVGLDTLVHVANGLYEGVPNDEAHELFKLPEFISKMMENKWLGSKTGQGFYKKVDKDILSLDLDTLEYRAPKKASFATLELTKTIDKPIDRFKVLVKGTDKAGEFYRKNFAGMFAYVANRVPEITEDFYKIDDAMKAGFGWENGPFEIWDAIGVEKGIELMKAEGHEPAAWVTEMLASGNKSFYTIKDGATYFYDRASKSQKKVPGQDAFILLNNIRESKKVWSNSGAVIHDLGDGILNLEFQSKMNTIGGDVLQGINKAIDLAEKEYNGLVIGNQGANFSVGANIGMIFMMAVEQEYDELNMAIKLFQDTMMRVRYSGVPVVVAPHGMTLGGGCEMSMHADKVVAAAETYIGLVEFGVGVIPGGGGSKEMALRASDLFRKNDVELNVLQEYFLTVAMAKVSTSAYEAYDLGILQHGKDVVVVNKDRQIAEAKKHALIMAEAGYTQPVRRKDVKVLGKQALGMFLVGTDSMEAGHYISEHDKKIANKLAYVMAGGDLSEPTLVTEQYLLDIEREAFLSLCTERKTLERIQYMLTKGKPLRN; this is encoded by the coding sequence ATGAAACGACTGATTAAAAAAGTTGCTGTCATAGGGTCAGGAATCATGGGGTCAGGTATTGCCTGTCATTTCGCTAATATCGGAGTAGAAGTACTTTTACTTGATATTGTTCCTCGAGAATTAACCGAAGCAGAACAAAAAAAAGGACTCACGCTTGAAAGCAAAGTAGTCCGAAACCGAATCGTAAACGAACACTTGGCGAATGCCTTGAAATCGAAGCCCTCGCCTATTTACAATATAAAATTTGCCGACAGGATAACTACCGGAAATACTACAGACGACCTGTCAAAAATAGCAGAAGCCGACTGGATTATCGAGGTTGTTGTAGAACGACTTGATATCAAAAAACAGGTTTTCGAACAAATTGAAAAATATAGAAAACCGGGCACCTTAATTACTTCAAACACCTCCGGAATCCCGATTCATTTTATGAGCGAAGGAAGAAGCGAAGATTTCCAGAAACATTTCTGTGGAACGCATTTCTTTAATCCGGCACGATATCTTAAACTTTTTGAAATCATACCAGGTCCAAAAACCTCAACAGAAGTATTGGATTTCCTGAATAATTATGGAGAACAATTCTTAGGCAAAACATCGGTCATAGCCAAAGACACTCCGGCATTTATTGGAAACCGTATCGGAATTTTCGGTATCATGAGCCTTTTCCATCAGGTCAAGGAGCTTGGCCTTACCATAGAAGAAGTAGACAAATTGACCGGACCGGTTATTGGCCGGCCAAAATCAGCTACGTTCAGGACCGTAGATGTTGTAGGGCTTGACACATTAGTGCATGTAGCCAACGGACTTTATGAAGGAGTTCCGAATGATGAAGCCCACGAACTCTTCAAACTACCGGAATTCATCAGCAAAATGATGGAAAACAAATGGTTGGGAAGCAAGACCGGACAAGGTTTTTATAAGAAAGTAGACAAAGACATCTTATCGCTTGATTTAGATACTTTAGAATACAGAGCGCCTAAAAAAGCATCTTTCGCAACTCTGGAACTCACAAAAACAATTGATAAACCAATTGACCGCTTTAAGGTTCTGGTAAAAGGAACAGACAAGGCAGGAGAATTTTACAGAAAGAATTTTGCCGGAATGTTTGCCTATGTAGCCAACAGAGTTCCTGAAATTACTGAAGATTTCTATAAAATAGACGATGCCATGAAAGCCGGTTTTGGTTGGGAAAATGGCCCATTCGAAATCTGGGATGCTATTGGTGTTGAAAAAGGAATCGAACTGATGAAAGCCGAAGGACACGAACCGGCAGCCTGGGTTACAGAAATGCTGGCATCCGGAAATAAATCGTTCTATACCATCAAAGATGGCGCGACTTATTTTTATGACAGGGCTTCCAAATCCCAGAAAAAAGTTCCGGGACAGGATGCTTTTATCCTACTGAACAACATCCGCGAAAGCAAAAAGGTATGGAGCAACAGCGGAGCTGTTATTCATGATTTGGGCGATGGAATCCTGAATCTGGAATTCCAGTCCAAAATGAATACTATTGGTGGTGACGTACTTCAGGGAATTAATAAAGCCATCGACCTTGCTGAAAAAGAATATAACGGATTAGTTATTGGAAACCAGGGGGCTAATTTCTCTGTGGGTGCCAATATCGGAATGATTTTCATGATGGCTGTTGAGCAGGAATATGACGAACTGAATATGGCTATCAAATTATTTCAGGACACTATGATGCGTGTTCGTTATTCCGGTGTTCCTGTAGTGGTAGCACCACACGGAATGACTTTAGGAGGCGGCTGTGAAATGAGCATGCACGCAGATAAGGTCGTTGCAGCGGCAGAAACCTACATTGGTTTGGTAGAGTTTGGAGTAGGTGTTATTCCTGGTGGAGGTGGTTCTAAAGAAATGGCCTTGAGAGCTTCTGACCTTTTCCGAAAAAATGACGTAGAATTAAATGTACTTCAGGAATATTTCTTAACGGTTGCTATGGCTAAAGTTTCAACTTCGGCTTATGAAGCTTATGACTTAGGCATCCTGCAGCACGGAAAAGACGTAGTGGTTGTAAATAAAGACCGCCAGATTGCGGAAGCCAAGAAACACGCCCTGATTATGGCAGAAGCCGGATATACACAGCCTGTAAGACGCAAGGATGTAAAAGTTTTGGGAAAACAGGCACTGGGAATGTTTCTGGTTGGAACAGACAGTATGGAAGCCGGGCATTACATTTCTGAACACGATAAGAAAATTGCCAACAAACTGGCCTATGTTATGGCTGGAGGTGATTTGTCTGAACCAACATTGGTTACTGAACAATATCTTTTGGATATTGAAAGAGAAGCCTTTTTATCATTATGTACCGAAAGAAAAACTTTGGAAAGAATCCAGTACATGCTGACCAAAGGGAAACCATTGAGAAACTAA
- a CDS encoding MarR family winged helix-turn-helix transcriptional regulator, giving the protein MKDKTIDYILRATWQAVSRMYNEEAAKYGATMATGFALLSLDKDKGSPSTTLGPKMGMEPTSLTRTLKSMEEKGLITRKKNPVDGRGVLIHLTKFGKEKRELSKNTVLKFNEKIREHIPEEKLLHFIEVAETINTLIADKNIFSDIPEEKQMQTTNK; this is encoded by the coding sequence ATGAAAGATAAAACTATAGACTATATACTAAGAGCGACCTGGCAAGCCGTCTCCAGAATGTATAATGAAGAAGCCGCAAAATATGGTGCCACTATGGCCACAGGATTTGCCTTGCTAAGCCTTGACAAAGATAAAGGTTCACCATCAACAACCTTAGGTCCTAAAATGGGTATGGAGCCTACAAGCCTTACCCGGACACTGAAATCGATGGAAGAAAAAGGATTGATAACCCGAAAGAAAAATCCTGTTGATGGACGTGGCGTATTGATTCATCTTACAAAGTTCGGAAAAGAAAAAAGAGAGCTTTCTAAGAACACCGTACTTAAATTTAATGAAAAAATAAGGGAACATATACCGGAAGAAAAACTGCTGCATTTTATTGAAGTGGCTGAAACTATCAATACACTAATCGCAGACAAAAATATCTTCTCGGACATACCCGAAGAAAAACAGATGCAAACAACAAACAAATAA